A part of Xenopus tropicalis strain Nigerian chromosome 4, UCB_Xtro_10.0, whole genome shotgun sequence genomic DNA contains:
- the znf319 gene encoding zinc finger protein 319, with protein sequence MSECWPQTQVPPPTLQPSQQQPSQHPGAVSLAEHPISTPGSAESSLGCAVYGILLQPDLGIHHHPLPPSEPLHKCGLCGHDLSHLPNPQEHQCMPSASHDRSFQCTQCLKIFHQATELLEHQCSQVEQKPFVCGVCKMGFSLLTSLAQHHNVHNGGSLKCSICEKTYKATEAERVCIPTVPPPPPAPPAQSAQESHDKPFCCTLCQKPFKHLSELSRHERVHTGEKPYKCTLCDKSFSQSSHLVHHKRTHSSERPYKCTVCDKSFKHRSHLLRHMYAHAGEQLFQCQTCQLRFKESSQLLQHPCTPAGERPFRCSACQKTFRRPSDLRQHERTHSEERPFHCDLCQMSFKQQYALMRHRRTHKVEDPSKCTLCDKTMVQPSQLLFHQHGAESIFKCNACQRGFSQSQELLRHKCGQSSADRPFQCSVCHKAYKRSSALQKHQTTHCAEKPLRCTGCERRFFSSSEFVQHRCDPAREKPLKCSDCEKRFKYASDLQRHRRVHTGEKPYKCLSCDKSFKQREHLNKHQSVHNREQQYKCLWCGERFHELGQLQEHSAQHTADGTYQVAACLP encoded by the coding sequence ATGTCAGAGTGCTGGCCTCAAACACAGGTTCCCCCTCCGACTTTGCAGCCCTCGCAGCAACAGCCTTCACAACATCCTGGAGCAGTCTCACTGGCAGAACACCCTATTTCCACTCCGGGCTCAGCAGAGAGTTCTCTGGGCTGTGCTGTTTATGGAATTCTACTGCAGCCAGACTTGGGCATTCATCACCACCCCTTGCCACCCAGTGAACCCCTTCATAAGTGTGGACTGTGTGGCCATGACCTGTCACACTTGCCGAATCCTCAAGAGCATCAGTGTATGCCCTCTGCAAGCCATGACCGCTCTTTCCAATGTACACAATGTTTAAAGATCTTCCACCAGGCCACAGAACTCTTGGAGCACCAGTGTTCACAGGTGGAACAGAAACCCTTTGTATGTGGTGTTTGCAAGATGGGTTTCTCACTCCTTACTTCACTAGCTCAGCATCACAATGTGCATAATGGTGGCTCTCTAAAGTGTTCTATCTGTGAAAAAACCTACAAAGCCACTGAGGCAGAGCGGGTCTGCATACCCActgtccctcctcctcctccagctcCTCCTGCCCAGTCAGCACAGGAATCCCATGACAAACCCTTTTGTTGCACTTTGTGCCAAAAACCTTTTAAGCATCTGTCTGAGTTGTCTCGGCATGAGCGGGtgcacacaggagagaaaccatacAAGTGCACATTGTGTGACAAAAGTTTTAGCCAGTCCTCACATCTTGTACACCACAAGAGAACACACAGCTCAGAGAGGCCCTACAAGTGTACAGTTTGTGATAAAAGTTTCAAACACAGATCACATCTGTTGCGCCACATGTATGCTCATGCAGGCGAGCAACTGTTTCAGTGTCAGACTTGCCAGTTACGTTTCAAAGAATCTTCACAGCTACTCCAGCACCCATGCACACCAGCAGGAGAGAGACCTTTTCGCTGCAGTGCTTGCCAGAAAACCTTCCGCCGGCCATCTGACCTAAGACAACATGAGCGTACACATAGTGAAGAAAGGCCGTTCCACTGCGACCTTTGTCAAATGAGTTTTAAGCAGCAGTATGCACTGATGAGGCATAGGAGGACACACAAAGTAGAGGACCCTTCCAAATGCACCTTATGTGATAAAACTATGGTACAGCCATCACAGCTTTTGTTTCACCAGCATGGGGCTGAAAGCATTTTCAAGTGCAATGCTTGCCAGCGTGGTTTTAGTCAGTCCCAGGAATTACTGCGGCACAAATGTGGGCAAAGCAGTGCTGACCGACCTTTCCAGTGCAGTGTATGCCACAAAGCATACAAGCGTTCTTCTGCCTTACAAAAACACCAGACTACACACTGTGCAGAAAAGCCTTTACGATGCACCGGCTGTGAGCGAAGGTTCTTCTCTTCCTCTGAGTTTGTACAGCATCGTTGTGATCCAGCACGAGAGAAACCGTTAAAGTGTTCAGACTGTGAAAAGCGTTTCAAATATGCATCAGACCTTCAGAGGCATAGGCGGGTACACACGGGTGAAAAACCATACAAATGCTTGTCTTGTGACAAGAGTTTCAAGCAACGGGAACATCTCAATAAACATCAAAGTGTGCACAACAGAGAGCAACAATACAAATGCTTATGGTGTGGAGAGCGATTTCATGAACTGGGACAGTTACAGGAGCATAGTGCTCAACACACTGCAGATGGCACATATCAGGTGGCAGCCTGTCTGCCTTGA